A single Leguminivora glycinivorella isolate SPB_JAAS2020 chromosome 25, LegGlyc_1.1, whole genome shotgun sequence DNA region contains:
- the LOC125239566 gene encoding uncharacterized protein LOC125239566 isoform X6 — protein MNNAGCSRRSPLQQWNELLRHAGHPLLEVEAAQRRLTTWQPPGSWQHNRNPMIRHVG, from the exons ATGAACAATGCCGGGTGCAGCAGGCGATCTCCCCTGCAGCAGTGGAACGAACTCCTGCGGCACGCCGGTCACCCACTGCTAGAGGTCGAGGCGGCGCAGCGCCGGCTCACCACCTGGCAGCCCCCCGGGTCCTGGCAGCACAACCGGAACCCAATGATCAG GCATGTCGGTTGA